A genomic stretch from Flavobacterium humidisoli includes:
- a CDS encoding endo-1,4-beta-xylanase yields the protein MKSKYIIPIIASSLMILSSCDDNLMEWGKDPEHGEVTGAELPLALVEKISRYEPLKNYSDFSLGNGIGISLYMNDANYRKIVNENFDEVTPGYEMKHGAMVNSKGEIDFASVDAFIAATKSAGLKVFGHTLIWHSNQNASYLNSIIAPTVIPGSSGTNVLDLTPIKSGTFTGWARNNPGKGIATVANAGLTSTSPAIQLESSASSSAAYNLQLTSPNIPIVDGHNYEISFYIKSDVTGKGRISFNASLANQYPYKDWFSTGGTWTEAFATTSSWQQVKIKLAPGDFKAGSTSFQFNLDLGYLPNVTYLIDANTLAVVDLDAVTGPVNLVSNGTFNSGITGWSKANGATDALSAAGASDAYEGSGAMKVVNATSDAGNQWKTQIQTTFTSALVAGKSYTISYMIRSEAAGSVRCSTTPSDVASYQGDQATATSWKQIEWKITAKGGETGFGFDLGGAAGTYYIDNVLVTDGAATGGGATAPVTIEKTDAEKTKIISDAMTDWISKMMTHYKTSVFSWDVVNEPMKEDGTLRNGTEGDTASDYFSWVKYLGKDYAVTAFKLARQYGNETDKLFINDYNLESRLDKCDGLIEYVKYIEEKGAKIDGIGTQMHIGLTTEKDKIVQMFQKLAATGKLIKISELDIRLGTATPTVAQQASQAEMYQYVIDMYKKYIPAAQKYGITIWGVSDNSKEHEYWLPNESPNLWDANYVRKHAYKGAADGLAGKDVSLGFSGELQKP from the coding sequence ATGAAATCTAAATATATCATACCAATAATTGCTTCATCATTAATGATTTTGTCATCCTGCGATGATAATTTGATGGAGTGGGGAAAAGACCCAGAGCACGGAGAAGTTACAGGAGCCGAACTTCCGTTGGCTTTAGTAGAAAAAATAAGCCGTTACGAACCGTTAAAAAACTATTCTGATTTTTCTTTAGGAAACGGAATAGGAATAAGTTTGTACATGAACGATGCTAACTATAGAAAAATTGTAAACGAAAATTTTGATGAGGTAACGCCAGGTTATGAAATGAAACATGGGGCAATGGTAAACTCCAAAGGAGAAATTGATTTTGCCAGTGTAGATGCTTTTATTGCAGCAACAAAAAGCGCAGGATTAAAAGTCTTCGGGCACACTTTGATTTGGCATTCCAACCAAAATGCAAGTTATCTAAACAGTATTATTGCCCCAACCGTAATTCCAGGTTCAAGCGGAACAAATGTCTTGGATCTAACCCCTATTAAAAGCGGAACTTTTACAGGATGGGCTAGAAATAACCCAGGGAAAGGCATTGCAACAGTTGCGAATGCTGGATTAACAAGTACTTCGCCAGCAATTCAGTTAGAATCTAGCGCAAGTTCTTCGGCAGCTTACAATTTGCAATTGACCTCGCCAAACATTCCAATTGTGGACGGGCATAATTATGAAATCTCATTTTATATCAAATCTGATGTAACAGGAAAAGGACGTATTTCATTTAATGCTTCATTGGCAAATCAGTATCCATACAAAGATTGGTTTAGCACAGGCGGAACATGGACAGAAGCTTTTGCAACCACTTCTTCTTGGCAGCAAGTTAAAATTAAATTAGCGCCAGGCGATTTTAAAGCAGGTAGTACAAGTTTTCAGTTTAATTTAGATTTAGGATATCTTCCAAATGTAACTTATCTGATTGATGCTAATACACTAGCAGTTGTCGATCTTGATGCTGTGACAGGACCAGTTAATTTAGTTTCTAACGGAACATTTAATTCTGGAATAACAGGATGGAGCAAAGCCAATGGAGCAACAGATGCATTAAGCGCAGCAGGAGCGTCAGACGCTTACGAAGGAAGTGGAGCTATGAAAGTAGTCAATGCCACATCTGACGCAGGAAACCAATGGAAAACGCAAATTCAGACTACTTTTACTTCTGCATTAGTAGCAGGAAAAAGTTATACCATTTCTTATATGATTCGTTCTGAAGCTGCAGGTTCTGTAAGATGTTCAACAACTCCATCAGATGTAGCAAGTTATCAAGGCGATCAGGCAACTGCTACAAGTTGGAAACAAATCGAGTGGAAAATCACAGCAAAAGGCGGTGAAACAGGTTTTGGTTTCGATTTAGGAGGAGCGGCAGGAACATATTATATCGATAATGTTTTGGTAACCGATGGCGCTGCAACTGGCGGAGGCGCGACAGCTCCAGTTACAATTGAGAAAACAGATGCAGAGAAAACTAAAATTATTAGCGATGCTATGACAGATTGGATTTCTAAAATGATGACGCATTATAAAACAAGCGTTTTCTCTTGGGATGTGGTAAATGAACCAATGAAAGAAGATGGAACTCTAAGAAACGGGACAGAAGGCGATACGGCTTCAGATTATTTCTCATGGGTTAAATATCTTGGAAAAGATTATGCTGTAACGGCTTTCAAACTAGCGCGTCAATATGGAAACGAAACAGATAAGCTTTTCATCAACGATTATAACTTAGAATCGAGATTAGATAAATGTGACGGATTAATCGAGTACGTAAAATATATTGAAGAGAAAGGTGCTAAAATTGACGGAATCGGAACACAGATGCACATTGGTTTAACAACAGAGAAAGATAAAATTGTTCAGATGTTCCAAAAACTGGCAGCCACTGGAAAATTGATCAAAATCTCTGAATTAGACATCAGATTAGGAACTGCGACACCAACAGTTGCACAGCAAGCTTCTCAGGCAGAAATGTATCAGTATGTTATTGATATGTACAAAAAATATATTCCTGCAGCTCAGAAATATGGAATTACAATTTGGGGAGTATCAGATAATTCTAAAGAACATGAATACTGGCTTCCAAATGAGTCTCCAAATCTTTGGGATGCAAATTACGTTCGTAAGCACGCTTACAAAGGCGCAGCAGATGGTCTTGCAGGAAAAGATGTGAGTTTAGGTTTCTCAGGAGAATTACAAAAACCTTAA
- a CDS encoding DUF5597 domain-containing protein — MAFNLKTNRISVFTKGKLFLIAFCTIQFGFSQNIPHLQKIGNKTQLVVNQKPFLIRGGELGNSSATSMESMEMIWSKLTDMNLNTVLTPIYWELIEAQEGKFDFQLVDDLILRARKENLKLVFLWFGSWKNSMSSHAPEWIKLNQKKYPRVKDDKNKSHEILTPFSENNLQADLNAFKKLMAHIKDFDQNDQTVIMIQVENEIGMLPTARDYHPLANEAFKREVPKELLQYLQKNKDKLAPEFLEIWKKNGFKTKGNWEEIFGKGLHTDEIFMAWYFSKFTNIVAKAGKDAYPIPMFVNAALNAPEKKPGQYPSAGPLPHIMDVWKAAGNSIDFLAPDFYNPSFKQWNDLFTRQGDPLFIPEHRFDETAPFKGLYAIGHYEAIGFSPFSIESVADAKKEPLGKIYDLIQQLTPTIEKYKGQGKIDGVLLDKENNTQMIKMGDYEFTFKHDYTLNWSDGAKAETWPMSSAIIIEIAKDEFYISGSGIVVTFKPLKENVNAGILKTDQGRFDNDKWKTIRHFNGDQTHQGRHLRISVGDYEIQKIKLYTYE; from the coding sequence ATGGCTTTCAATCTTAAAACAAACCGAATAAGCGTTTTTACAAAAGGCAAATTGTTTCTCATTGCATTCTGTACGATACAATTTGGGTTTAGTCAAAACATACCTCATCTTCAAAAGATAGGAAATAAAACACAGTTAGTTGTCAACCAAAAACCATTCTTAATACGAGGCGGAGAGTTAGGAAATTCCTCTGCAACTAGTATGGAAAGCATGGAAATGATATGGTCTAAATTGACCGATATGAACCTCAACACTGTTTTAACTCCGATTTATTGGGAATTGATAGAAGCGCAAGAAGGCAAGTTTGATTTTCAGTTAGTAGATGATTTGATTCTTCGTGCACGAAAAGAAAACTTAAAACTCGTTTTTCTTTGGTTTGGATCCTGGAAAAACAGCATGTCGAGCCACGCGCCAGAATGGATAAAACTCAACCAGAAAAAATATCCTAGAGTTAAAGACGATAAAAACAAAAGCCACGAAATCCTGACACCTTTTAGCGAAAATAATCTTCAGGCCGATTTGAATGCTTTCAAAAAACTGATGGCGCATATCAAAGATTTCGATCAAAATGACCAAACTGTAATTATGATTCAGGTTGAAAATGAAATCGGAATGCTGCCAACCGCAAGAGATTATCATCCGTTAGCCAATGAAGCTTTCAAAAGAGAAGTTCCAAAAGAATTGCTGCAGTATCTTCAAAAAAATAAAGACAAACTTGCTCCAGAATTTTTAGAAATTTGGAAGAAGAACGGATTCAAAACAAAAGGAAATTGGGAAGAAATTTTTGGAAAAGGTTTACATACAGACGAAATTTTCATGGCTTGGTATTTTTCTAAGTTCACCAATATCGTTGCAAAGGCCGGAAAAGACGCTTATCCAATTCCGATGTTTGTAAATGCAGCTTTGAATGCTCCAGAAAAAAAGCCAGGACAATATCCAAGTGCAGGACCGTTGCCTCATATTATGGACGTTTGGAAAGCCGCTGGAAATTCAATTGATTTTTTAGCACCCGATTTTTACAATCCGTCATTTAAACAATGGAACGATTTGTTTACCCGCCAAGGCGATCCGTTATTTATTCCAGAACACCGTTTTGATGAAACTGCACCATTTAAAGGTTTGTATGCTATTGGACATTACGAAGCCATTGGTTTTTCTCCATTTTCGATAGAATCTGTTGCCGATGCCAAAAAAGAACCTTTAGGAAAAATATACGATTTAATACAACAGTTAACTCCCACAATTGAAAAATATAAAGGACAAGGAAAAATTGATGGTGTTTTATTAGACAAAGAAAACAATACACAGATGATTAAAATGGGCGATTACGAATTCACTTTCAAACACGATTATACCCTAAATTGGTCAGACGGAGCAAAAGCAGAAACTTGGCCAATGTCAAGTGCAATCATTATAGAAATCGCCAAAGATGAATTTTATATTTCCGGATCAGGAATTGTAGTTACTTTTAAACCTTTAAAGGAAAATGTAAACGCAGGAATTCTAAAAACAGATCAAGGCCGATTTGATAATGATAAATGGAAAACAATAAGACATTTCAACGGAGATCAAACCCATCAAGGCAGACATTTACGAATCTCAGTGGGCGATTACGAAATCCAAAAAATAAAATTATATACGTATGAGTAA
- a CDS encoding sialate O-acetylesterase translates to MKKVLLAFLITFSINAQIKLPRLISDGMVLQRDTKVNIWGWASPNEKIELNFKGKKYNTTTAQDGKWSIQLPSQKAGGPYEMTLKASNTIVLKNILFGDVWLCSGQSNMELPMDRLKDKYKEEIAKSANPNIRQFLVPDEYYFAKERNDFSSGSWVEANPVSVLQFTGVGYFFASEIYDKYKIPIGLINSALGGSPAESWISEENIKKFPEYEQEYLKFKDGKLEKQIDENDRKVSSNWYKLLNETDLGLKEKWRNSVETSDWNEMNIPGYWADGELGKINGSVWFKKDFALEKVKENQAKLILGRIVDADSVFVNGHFVGTTSYQYPPRIYSFNANVLKEGKNEITVRIINNSGKGGFVPDKPYELIIGDKTIDLKGNWKYKLGSKMEPLPGQTFVRWKPVGLYNAMIAPLKDYPIKGVLWYQGEANTKKPSEYGLLMEALISNWRAQWKQEKLPFLLVQLPNFMEPKTEPTESNWAALRQQQLNTLKVPNTGLAITIDLGEWNDIHPLNKYDVGKRLALQARKLVYGEKNLTASGPLFQSIKQNGNKLILSFSDIGTGLQIKNGNELKEFAIAGTDGKFVWANAIIEGDKIVVWNDAVANPVKVRYAWADNPVEANLYNKENLPASPFEASFK, encoded by the coding sequence ATGAAAAAAGTATTACTAGCATTTCTAATAACTTTTAGCATCAATGCTCAAATAAAACTTCCAAGACTTATTAGCGACGGAATGGTTTTGCAGCGCGATACCAAAGTCAATATTTGGGGATGGGCATCGCCAAATGAAAAAATAGAACTCAATTTTAAAGGAAAAAAATACAACACAACAACCGCTCAAGATGGAAAATGGTCGATCCAGCTTCCATCTCAAAAAGCAGGCGGACCGTATGAAATGACTTTAAAAGCATCCAATACCATTGTATTAAAAAACATTCTTTTTGGAGACGTTTGGCTCTGTTCCGGACAATCGAACATGGAACTTCCAATGGATCGATTGAAAGACAAATACAAAGAAGAAATTGCAAAATCTGCCAATCCGAATATTAGACAATTTTTAGTTCCCGATGAGTATTATTTTGCTAAAGAAAGAAACGATTTTTCATCTGGCTCTTGGGTTGAAGCAAATCCTGTAAGCGTTTTACAATTTACAGGAGTTGGATATTTTTTCGCTTCAGAAATTTATGATAAATATAAAATTCCAATTGGATTAATCAACAGTGCTTTGGGAGGTTCTCCTGCAGAATCGTGGATTAGCGAAGAAAACATTAAAAAATTCCCCGAATATGAGCAGGAATATCTAAAATTCAAAGACGGAAAACTCGAAAAACAAATCGACGAAAACGACCGAAAAGTAAGTTCAAATTGGTATAAATTACTGAATGAAACAGACTTGGGACTAAAGGAAAAATGGAGAAATTCGGTTGAAACTTCAGATTGGAACGAAATGAATATTCCAGGTTATTGGGCTGATGGCGAACTCGGAAAAATAAATGGTTCGGTTTGGTTTAAAAAGGATTTTGCTCTTGAAAAAGTAAAAGAAAATCAGGCAAAATTGATTTTAGGACGAATTGTAGATGCCGACTCTGTTTTTGTAAACGGACATTTCGTTGGAACCACTTCATATCAATATCCGCCAAGAATTTATTCTTTTAATGCTAATGTTTTAAAAGAAGGAAAAAACGAAATTACAGTTCGAATCATCAACAATTCTGGAAAAGGAGGCTTTGTGCCAGATAAACCTTACGAATTAATTATAGGCGATAAAACTATTGATTTAAAAGGAAATTGGAAATACAAATTAGGCTCAAAAATGGAACCGCTACCAGGACAGACTTTTGTACGGTGGAAACCTGTCGGGCTTTATAATGCTATGATTGCGCCACTAAAAGATTATCCAATAAAAGGTGTTTTATGGTATCAAGGTGAAGCCAATACTAAAAAGCCATCAGAATATGGTCTTCTAATGGAAGCCTTAATTTCTAATTGGCGCGCGCAATGGAAACAAGAAAAATTGCCATTTTTATTGGTGCAACTTCCAAATTTTATGGAACCAAAAACAGAACCAACAGAAAGCAATTGGGCGGCTTTAAGACAACAGCAATTAAATACGCTGAAAGTTCCAAATACAGGCTTGGCGATAACAATAGATTTAGGCGAATGGAATGATATTCATCCTTTAAACAAATATGATGTTGGGAAAAGGTTAGCGTTACAAGCAAGAAAATTGGTTTACGGAGAGAAAAATTTAACTGCTTCTGGTCCGCTTTTTCAATCGATCAAACAAAATGGGAATAAACTGATTTTAAGTTTTTCAGATATTGGAACAGGATTGCAAATCAAAAACGGAAATGAACTGAAAGAATTTGCCATTGCAGGAACCGATGGGAAATTTGTTTGGGCGAATGCAATTATTGAAGGAGATAAAATCGTTGTTTGGAATGATGCGGTTGCAAATCCAGTAAAAGTGCGTTACGCTTGGGCAGATAATCCAGTTGAAGCTAATTTATACAATAAAGAAAACTTACCGGCTTCACCTTTTGAAGCTAGTTTTAAGTAG
- a CDS encoding LysR substrate-binding domain-containing protein, which produces MELRQLKYFLKAKELLNFTEAASALYISQSTLSQQIKQLEDELQVPLFNRIGKRITLTEAGELFSFYAQQSVNKASDGLQLLKDLNKLETGKIAIGVTYALRHVVTKALILFSSEYPKIQFEIIFGTSQELIQKLNHFQLDVILTFEEIASEAHFKYLELFTSPMALVTSSETSLKNKKTISLEEISTLPLAMPAGGFSTTQFISKAFEKNNLHPNVTIEINDIPTLLELIKTGKWHTILTKTTIEDENDLYAIPIKGENMTRTAMLISLKEVYEKKAVTAFLKTLVENLK; this is translated from the coding sequence ATGGAACTTCGCCAACTTAAATATTTTCTGAAAGCAAAAGAATTACTGAATTTTACCGAAGCGGCTTCTGCGCTTTATATCAGTCAGAGTACTTTATCGCAACAAATTAAACAATTAGAAGACGAACTTCAAGTTCCGCTTTTCAATAGAATTGGAAAACGAATTACATTGACAGAAGCTGGAGAATTATTTTCGTTCTACGCGCAGCAATCGGTTAACAAAGCCTCTGACGGACTTCAATTATTAAAAGATTTAAATAAACTCGAAACTGGAAAAATTGCCATTGGCGTTACATACGCTTTACGACATGTTGTTACAAAAGCTTTGATTTTGTTTAGTTCGGAATACCCTAAAATTCAATTCGAAATTATCTTTGGAACTTCGCAAGAACTCATTCAAAAACTAAATCATTTTCAGCTTGATGTTATTCTAACTTTTGAAGAAATTGCTTCTGAGGCTCATTTTAAATATTTAGAATTGTTTACTTCGCCAATGGCTTTGGTTACTTCTTCTGAAACTTCTTTAAAAAATAAAAAGACAATTTCTCTTGAAGAAATTAGTACGTTGCCTCTTGCAATGCCTGCTGGCGGTTTTAGCACAACTCAATTTATCAGCAAGGCATTCGAAAAAAATAATTTGCATCCAAATGTTACGATTGAAATAAATGACATTCCAACTTTACTTGAATTAATTAAAACAGGAAAATGGCACACGATTTTAACGAAAACTACAATTGAAGACGAAAATGATTTGTATGCCATTCCGATAAAAGGAGAAAATATGACCCGAACTGCAATGCTGATTTCTTTGAAAGAAGTGTATGAGAAAAAAGCAGTTACTGCTTTTTTGAAGACATTGGTGGAGAATTTGAAATGA
- a CDS encoding MBL fold metallo-hydrolase: MKIIALQEGNYIVNSQKEFQLLTENIIDSGLKMAIQPFLVITDHDVILIDFGLGFVNNGVPFIYEMLAKNNIEPRQITKILVSHLHKDHIEGIGYFENNQFVQNFPNATIYIQEREIDFALEQLQNPSYVPEILNVLKQLPNVELLNEDSGQITDEVYFEVTAGHTKFQQVFWIKTDDEIVFYGADDLPQKRYLKFPVAYKTDFDGKRAMESRKKWEQQAKEENWKVLLYHDMRTPVLDFAEERSEMKDAV, translated from the coding sequence ATGAAAATTATAGCATTACAAGAAGGAAATTACATTGTCAATTCTCAAAAAGAATTTCAGCTTTTAACAGAAAATATAATCGATTCTGGTTTAAAAATGGCAATTCAGCCTTTTCTTGTTATTACAGATCATGATGTTATTTTAATAGATTTCGGTTTAGGATTTGTTAATAATGGTGTTCCGTTTATTTACGAAATGCTGGCAAAAAATAATATCGAACCTCGACAGATTACTAAAATTCTGGTTTCACATCTACATAAAGATCATATAGAAGGAATTGGTTATTTTGAAAATAATCAATTTGTTCAAAATTTCCCAAATGCTACGATTTACATTCAAGAACGAGAAATAGATTTTGCTTTAGAACAATTGCAAAATCCGTCGTACGTTCCTGAAATATTAAATGTGCTGAAACAATTGCCAAATGTTGAATTATTAAATGAGGACAGCGGGCAAATTACCGACGAAGTTTATTTTGAAGTTACAGCAGGACATACCAAATTTCAACAAGTATTTTGGATTAAAACCGATGACGAAATTGTTTTTTATGGAGCAGATGATTTGCCACAAAAAAGATATTTAAAATTTCCTGTTGCCTACAAAACCGACTTTGATGGAAAGCGTGCTATGGAATCTCGTAAGAAATGGGAACAGCAGGCAAAAGAAGAGAATTGGAAAGTGCTTTTGTATCATGATATGAGGACACCTGTTTTAGATTTTGCCGAAGAAAGAAGTGAGATGAAAGATGCTGTGTAG
- a CDS encoding gamma-glutamylcyclotransferase family protein → MKNIETIPALIIYGSLAPGESNHSVMDPIKGEWKKAIIKGKLEEGGWGSSLGYNGFIAVNNEEAEIIKAYVLFSEDLTSHWNYLDEFEGDGYTRIQTEYELENGEKGIGYIYALKQ, encoded by the coding sequence ATGAAAAATATAGAAACAATTCCGGCTTTAATTATTTACGGATCTTTAGCACCTGGAGAATCCAATCATTCGGTTATGGATCCGATTAAGGGAGAATGGAAAAAAGCAATTATAAAAGGAAAACTTGAAGAAGGAGGTTGGGGCTCTTCATTAGGGTATAACGGTTTTATTGCTGTTAATAATGAAGAAGCCGAAATAATAAAGGCGTATGTTTTATTTTCGGAAGATTTGACTTCGCATTGGAATTATCTCGATGAATTTGAAGGTGATGGTTATACGCGAATTCAAACCGAATATGAGCTGGAAAATGGAGAAAAAGGAATTGGATACATTTATGCTTTGAAACAATAA
- a CDS encoding RNA polymerase sigma factor, with translation MKIDDYSDNTILIESLRNGDESAYTYLIDTYHHKLCVYANSLVKNVYSAEDIVQNVFIKVWEQRTRLKTDHSLKSFLYKLVYNEFIDLYRKNQSLFSLEKSYHDALNGIVQEEDSESFQRVLNAVNKEIQNLPPKCKEVFILSKKEGLTNIEIAEHLDVSIKTVEAQITKAFSILRNSLEEKVKSVLFLLFSAKKKFRLNNLI, from the coding sequence ATGAAGATTGATGATTACAGCGATAATACTATTCTAATTGAGTCTCTACGAAATGGAGATGAAAGTGCATACACGTATCTTATCGACACCTATCATCATAAACTTTGCGTGTATGCTAACAGCTTGGTAAAGAATGTTTACAGCGCCGAAGATATTGTGCAGAATGTTTTTATAAAAGTTTGGGAACAACGCACAAGATTAAAAACAGATCATTCTCTAAAAAGTTTTCTTTACAAATTGGTATATAATGAGTTTATCGATTTGTATAGAAAAAATCAATCTTTATTTTCTCTTGAAAAATCATATCACGACGCTTTAAACGGAATTGTTCAGGAAGAAGATTCTGAATCTTTCCAAAGGGTTTTGAATGCCGTAAATAAAGAGATACAGAATTTACCGCCAAAATGCAAAGAGGTTTTTATTTTAAGTAAAAAAGAAGGTTTAACAAATATTGAAATAGCAGAACATTTGGATGTTTCCATCAAAACCGTTGAAGCGCAGATTACCAAAGCATTCTCGATCTTGCGTAATTCTTTGGAAGAAAAAGTAAAGAGTGTTTTGTTTCTTTTGTTTTCTGCTAAAAAAAAATTCAGACTAAATAATTTAATCTGA
- a CDS encoding FecR family protein — protein sequence MTVKKSERLIVKFITNQASQEEIEQLTEWLKEEENQIAFKDFVQTNYAIDTALNTFDSTEVRKQLSERINKENNVFYKRRFSSYYKYAAVLIVALGGFYFYKNSTAEQVKQNVIVPRVDEIVLQFDNGASETIDISGEKNVTDKDGNIIGKQEKNRLVYNKAFAEGELVYNTLKIPYGKKFEVQLSDGTLVHLNSGTSFKYPVQFVKKQNREVYLTGEAYFEVSKDKSHPFTVNTQQVNVEVLGTKFNVDSYSNNSSTDIVLVEGKVSLYKDQKTNHNQVYLTPGFKGSAQQGQSEIEIEQVNTDYYTDWVKGSLVFKNASFDAIIKKLERQYNVTFINRNKTLGKEIFNARFDNEPIEVVLKYFSDSYAIDYKIDRDKITIK from the coding sequence ATGACAGTAAAAAAGTCAGAGAGACTAATTGTTAAATTTATCACAAATCAGGCTTCTCAAGAAGAGATTGAGCAGCTTACAGAGTGGTTAAAAGAAGAAGAGAATCAAATTGCATTTAAGGATTTTGTGCAAACCAATTATGCAATTGATACTGCTTTGAACACTTTTGATTCGACCGAAGTTAGAAAACAGCTTTCGGAAAGAATCAATAAGGAAAATAATGTTTTTTACAAACGAAGATTTTCATCTTATTATAAATATGCTGCGGTTTTAATTGTGGCTTTGGGAGGTTTTTATTTCTATAAAAATTCTACGGCAGAACAAGTTAAACAAAATGTTATTGTGCCGAGAGTTGATGAGATTGTTTTACAATTTGATAACGGCGCATCTGAAACTATTGATATTTCTGGAGAAAAAAATGTTACGGATAAAGACGGAAATATTATTGGAAAACAAGAGAAAAACAGATTGGTTTACAATAAAGCTTTTGCTGAAGGAGAATTGGTTTACAATACATTAAAAATTCCGTACGGCAAAAAATTTGAGGTGCAGCTATCAGACGGAACTTTAGTGCATTTGAATTCTGGAACGTCATTTAAATATCCAGTTCAGTTTGTCAAAAAACAAAATAGAGAAGTGTATTTAACGGGTGAAGCTTATTTTGAAGTTAGTAAAGATAAAAGCCATCCGTTTACGGTAAATACGCAGCAAGTTAATGTTGAGGTTTTAGGAACTAAGTTCAATGTAGATTCGTATAGTAATAATAGCAGTACAGATATTGTGTTGGTCGAAGGTAAAGTTTCGCTATATAAGGATCAGAAGACCAACCACAATCAGGTTTATTTAACACCAGGTTTTAAAGGTTCGGCTCAACAAGGACAGAGCGAAATTGAAATCGAACAGGTTAATACGGATTATTATACCGATTGGGTAAAAGGAAGTCTGGTTTTTAAAAATGCTTCTTTTGATGCGATTATCAAAAAGTTAGAACGCCAATACAATGTGACTTTCATTAACAGAAATAAAACACTCGGAAAAGAAATTTTCAACGCCCGCTTTGATAATGAACCAATTGAAGTTGTCTTGAAATATTTTAGCGATAGTTATGCGATTGATTACAAAATTGACCGAGATAAGATTACTATTAAATAG